The DNA window CTTcctccctctccctctcaCCTGTTGTCGATCTCTCTTCACTCACTCCGAGCCTGAACCTTTGAAGTTTGCTCATTGTTTAATAATTTCTGTGGTGCACTTTTTGTCCCTTATCTTCTATATACAGCAcgcctttctctttctctctctctccctctctctttTTGTTCGCGCCCTAAACCTTAACCCCCCCTGTCTCTATCCAGCTGTCACTTCAACCAGAACCACGACCAAACCACCACGCCAAGATGCGAAACCCCTTCCGACGTCGGaacaagaaggacaaggccGGCAGTGGCGGCCAGAGCTCTGACTTTGTTGTTCCTTTCGAGTTCCGCCCTCAGGGAGCTGGCTGTCCACCTTTATATCCTCCAACTCGAAACTCAGCATATTTGCTTGCTCATCTACCGCCAAAAGTTCTTGAGCGCATCTTTGCTTTCGTTTGCCCGCATGCCCTTGACGAGAGTTATGAAACTTGTGAGGGCAGTGCCAGTTCAAGCGATAGCGTATGTATGCTATGTGACTTGCGCGACGTCGCTCACTGTGTTCAAGTCTGTCGCGCATGGCGTCCAAGCGCGGTCAAAGTCTTGTAAGTCGTGTTGTGGTGGCCCGGTGACATATAGTCGCTAACCCATGTCTACCAGATATCACAGCGTTCGCATCGATCCAGTCCACTATTGCCGCCTAGAAGAATGGCTTGCCGAAAGACGAAAAAAGACCTCCCGCTTCGACCGTAATGGCATACCTGAGGACCCGGCCCAGGCTCGCCTACGCCTTCTTCGGCGAACCGTTCGCGATGACCCGACGCGAATTGGAAAGTACGTCCAGTACCTAAAGCTTCCGTACATGTTGCGCGAGTCTTCCCAAGTCGAGCTTGCACAGACCATCGCTGTTCTCCCAAACCTCAAATATGTCGATTTGCCAGAGGGCATGTTCTGCGATGATCCTCATTATTCGACCCTCCGACTCGAAGTACAAGCCCGATGCCCAAATCTTCGAAAAATGACCTACGTTGGTGGCTCAGAGCGTAGTTTAGCCATGCTAGCTTCAGGGCAAGTGTGGCCGAACCTGGAAGTGTTGGAATTGAACGACCTCAATGTCGATCCTACAGTAATTAGAGCAGTTCTCGGCAGCCTCGGCAATCTACAGGCGCTGAAGGTGTCGAACACACCGGGCCTTTCAGATGAGGtcttatcatcatcagatgGAATGGCTACATTGCCCCCTATTAAGGAACTCGTACTTAAGGATACGCCCGGTGTGACCTTGAGGGGTCTTATTGCGTATCTGGCATGGCAGGAAACTCAGGAAGCCTTGACAGTGCTTACGCTCAAGGATACCGGTGTCCATCCAGCAAGCTTGCAAGAGATCTTCACCATGGCTTCGTCGCTCAAGACGTTTGCAATCCAGTCTAAGGTTACAGAGCAGTTCCCGAGCTCAATCGTTACTCGGCCATTCACATCACTGTCTCTGGAAACTTTAAGGTATGAGATTTCCCCAGCATCAACAGGCCCCTTTGATAGTGTAACGATGGGCTACTATACCCACCTCGCTTCATCTATCCTTGGTGGTGGCTTACCAAAGTTGAGGCAACTTTACGTTCATGATGAGAGTTTCCCCGACCAGCTTCAAGGGCTTCCGCCCCCTAACGCTGCATTCGCTGGAGGTCATACACGCTCTGGTTCTAACTCGTCCGCAAAGTCGAACCCTGGGTTTGGCTTCTCGCCCTCCTCGAACTTATTACCAGCCTCGGCAAACCTCCCCATGCCCAGGAGGCCAGTGTCACACGTCCAACCACCAAGCAAACGGTTCAGCTCGAACAATCCTTTTGCACCTCGCATGCCGACCTCCGCAGGTCCTACACACACACTCGAAGTCTTTACCAAGAGCGACGAATTTGGCAAGTGGAACTTTGTGTCAGTTGATCCGATGTTTAAATCTGCATCGACGTCTCGACGACCGATGAGCAGCTACGGGCTGGCGGCCGACGTGACAGGGTCTGGTTGGGATCGAGGAGATGCTCGACGTAGTGTTATGGTTGGCAACGGGACTGGTGTGTTTTTAGCTGTGCCCGGCCAAGGGGGCGATGGTGATGCATTCGGCGGGAGCTCTGATCCATGGCGACCTCAAAGCAGCGGTGGTTCGCCTCGCCGCAGTCGAGAACTATGGTGATGAATGTACGTCGCTCAGACTTGCAGGCAAGTTTACGGTTATCTCAGTAGGAATCTCGTCTATCTGGGATGTCTTGACTgataatattttctttatccTGTACTTTTTGGTAGGAGATAGTGGCGAGTGGCTGGATTACGAGGTTATAGTGGATGAAAGGCAGTGAGATTGATATCCGCCGGATTGGTTGTTATGCAAAATACCCCAGCAGTTGTACAAATTATTCAAGTTGCTCATATCACTGGTAGATGGAATTTGTTGCTCTAGATCAACTGGCAGATCTATCATACTTTACCtagatctagaagaacagactTTTGTGAAGAGCACAACGCGTTTCAGTGATACAATTCTTGTATTGTTTTAGCTTGTATCTGTGAGATGAGGTGGCTTATTCAGGATTCATTGATTAACAATGACATAACTACTCCTGCGAGGAGTGTGATGCCTTGGCCTCAAGGTATCAGAATAACTGACTGCTAGAAATGCAAGAGACataattagtaggtcagttaaTGATTAGCCTAAGAAGTCTGATCTAAACATCCTAATGCATTGAGAATATGAGTGGAACCAAGGGTCCTTTACATCATCACAACATGTATGTACATCCAACTCAACTCGGGAGTTGCAAGATACTGTGTAAAGTCACTTGCCAGTTGGCAGTTACATCACACACACGCATCATGGTTCATGGGGAACAAGCAAGATTCGTGACGTGGGATTTCTAACCTTGTAGCACAATACGTCgattattctttaattctCAAGTTTCATAAACTGCGTGCAGAGTTTATGACGCTATTATGCATGGTAAGGCATACACACCCCTGTTAGTCCAAAGAATGAGCCGAACTTAACCCTACCTCTAGACATGAGCAACACCACCGCGCTTCGACTGGAACAGTCTGACCTCTCCAGTATGGCACTCCCATTATGCCGATCGAAAGTGCCAGACTTACGTGTCTATGCAAACAAAGGTAAGTTTTGGATTTTAGAGCTACGCGGTGTCCTTTCCTTATAAACCCAGGCTGTcctcctttttttttttttttttgcattTGCATTATCTTCTCAATCTGACCATACCCTACTCAATTATGATGAAACATCTCTTGGCTATATCTGTAGCGGCTCCTTTCCTCCAGACAGCCTTCAGTCAGCAGTTGGGCTGGTTATACCCTTATGACTCTATGGTGCTGAGTGGCAAATGCCTGTCGGTGTTGAGCACTACCATTCCAGAATGCTCGCCTGCATTGATGAAGAATGCTCCTATTCCATAAGTAGAGAGAACACACAGAGAAATACATCATGACTGACTACATCAATAGTGAAATCGTGTATGATATTCTGGATAGTGAAACCTTGGGCGAGGTCTGCCATGAAAGCTGCTATACCAGT is part of the Fusarium poae strain DAOMC 252244 chromosome 4, whole genome shotgun sequence genome and encodes:
- a CDS encoding hypothetical protein (BUSCO:20556at5125), yielding MRNPFRRRNKKDKAGSGGQSSDFVVPFEFRPQGAGCPPLYPPTRNSAYLLAHLPPKVLERIFAFVCPHALDESYETCEGSASSSDSVCMLCDLRDVAHCVQVCRAWRPSAVKVLYHSVRIDPVHYCRLEEWLAERRKKTSRFDRNGIPEDPAQARLRLLRRTVRDDPTRIGKYVQYLKLPYMLRESSQVELAQTIAVLPNLKYVDLPEGMFCDDPHYSTLRLEVQARCPNLRKMTYVGGSERSLAMLASGQVWPNLEVLELNDLNVDPTVIRAVLGSLGNLQALKVSNTPGLSDEVLSSSDGMATLPPIKELVLKDTPGVTLRGLIAYLAWQETQEALTVLTLKDTGVHPASLQEIFTMASSLKTFAIQSKVTEQFPSSIVTRPFTSLSLETLRYEISPASTGPFDSVTMGYYTHLASSILGGGLPKLRQLYVHDESFPDQLQGLPPPNAAFAGGHTRSGSNSSAKSNPGFGFSPSSNLLPASANLPMPRRPVSHVQPPSKRFSSNNPFAPRMPTSAGPTHTLEVFTKSDEFGKWNFVSVDPMFKSASTSRRPMSSYGLAADVTGSGWDRGDARRSVMVGNGTGVFLAVPGQGGDGDAFGGSSDPWRPQSSGGSPRRSRELW